A region of Nostoc sp. 'Peltigera membranacea cyanobiont' N6 DNA encodes the following proteins:
- a CDS encoding DUF1345 domain-containing protein — protein sequence MKLNLFKNFDSRPRLIIAVGLAVLVSVILPHLLHLPTRILCAWNSGIDFFLAVTWWKMIAATPEKIRRYAESEYEGHLAIFLLVIAAACASVLAIGFLLTDKKELSTILLTLHVVLAIITIVGSWLLVHTMFAVQYAHSYYKYINHKNSEEITGGLDFPNNDYPDYWEFLYYSFVIGMTSQVSDVQTTSSNMRRLTLLHGILSFFFNTTILAMSINIIASLI from the coding sequence GTGAAACTTAACTTATTTAAAAACTTTGACTCTCGACCCCGACTAATCATTGCTGTCGGACTCGCTGTATTAGTTTCAGTAATACTTCCACATTTACTGCACTTACCGACTCGCATTCTCTGCGCTTGGAACTCTGGTATTGACTTTTTCTTAGCTGTAACCTGGTGGAAAATGATCGCGGCTACACCAGAAAAAATTCGTCGTTATGCGGAGAGTGAATATGAAGGGCATTTGGCTATATTCCTGCTAGTGATAGCTGCGGCTTGTGCTAGTGTTTTAGCTATTGGGTTTTTGCTAACTGACAAAAAAGAATTGTCAACAATTCTGCTTACTCTACATGTCGTACTTGCAATTATAACCATTGTTGGTTCCTGGTTACTAGTGCATACGATGTTTGCAGTGCAATATGCACACAGCTATTACAAATATATTAACCATAAAAATAGTGAAGAAATTACCGGAGGTTTGGATTTTCCTAATAACGACTATCCAGACTATTGGGAATTTTTATATTATTCATTTGTAATTGGCATGACCAGTCAAGTTTCAGACGTGCAGACGACATCAAGCAACATGAGGCGCTTGACTTTGTTACATGGCATATTATCCTTCTTTTTCAATACCACCATTTTAGCTATGAGTATTAATATCATTGCATCGCTGATTTAA
- a CDS encoding class I SAM-dependent methyltransferase yields MKTTYNPRQYWEQRLNNNFTLKGVGHIGFSESYNSWLYRRKALCIESCLSGTTLQGKNVLDIGCGTGFFINWYVEKGANITGIDITDVSIKKLKQKYKGEFYTQDITDPNFSLFYKKFDIINIWDVVYHIVDSNLFNQAFDNIAKSIKDGGLLLLTDWFGGSSDKQIGSHVKARCLDTYNQILPKKGFELVGIYPLYYHLNNVHVRILDNYLGKFYFELDNRNQKIPKNNLSLGLWRYNQNNN; encoded by the coding sequence ATGAAAACTACTTACAATCCAAGGCAATATTGGGAGCAACGACTAAATAATAATTTTACACTCAAAGGTGTAGGTCATATAGGATTTAGTGAGTCTTATAACAGTTGGCTTTACCGCAGAAAAGCTCTGTGTATAGAATCTTGTCTAAGTGGAACGACCTTACAAGGGAAGAATGTACTTGATATTGGCTGCGGTACAGGTTTTTTCATTAATTGGTATGTCGAAAAAGGAGCAAATATCACTGGTATCGATATTACTGATGTAAGCATCAAAAAGCTTAAGCAAAAGTATAAAGGTGAATTCTACACACAGGATATAACCGATCCTAATTTTAGTCTTTTTTATAAGAAATTTGACATAATCAACATCTGGGATGTGGTATACCATATTGTTGATTCTAACCTTTTTAACCAGGCTTTCGACAACATTGCTAAAAGCATTAAAGATGGTGGACTGTTGCTTTTGACAGATTGGTTTGGTGGTTCTTCTGACAAGCAGATAGGCAGCCATGTCAAAGCGAGATGTCTTGATACCTACAATCAGATTCTTCCCAAGAAGGGATTTGAGCTAGTAGGAATTTATCCTTTGTATTACCACCTGAATAATGTTCATGTGAGAATATTAGATAACTATCTCGGTAAGTTCTATTTTGAGCTTGATAACCGCAATCAAAAAATACCTAAGAATAATTTATCCTTAGGTCTGTGGCGTTATAATCAAAACAATAATTAG